Proteins encoded in a region of the Planctomycetia bacterium genome:
- a CDS encoding sulfatase, which translates to MHHQLPSAAGCSRRDVIVASGAGLGFLGLAGVLADAGELAAPPVDPLAVKQPHFAPRARRVIQFFLNGGPSHIDTFDPKPLIERYARQPLPVSLTTERKTGGGFPSRFRFQKYGDSGLDVSELFARTAAHADSLAVIRSMYAQLPNHEPSLMLMNCGDSVQPRPSVGSWVLYGLGSENRNLPGFVAMCPGGSPVKGSDNWQAGFLPGVLQGTAIDTKHEQVEKLIENIQSPHAGPAAQRRQLDLLREINEGHREGRHDPRLDARIASFEFAYRMQMEASDAFDVTREPKHVREAYGETTHGRQTLIARRLLERGVRYVQLWHGEGQPWDHHSNIEDRIRKDAGALDQPLAALLTDLKQRGMFDDTLVGWGGEFGRTPVSEGGTGRDHNPYGFTVWLAGGGTRGGTIHGATDDFGFKAVERPTSVHDLHATILHLLGFDHERLTYRYAGRDFRLTDVHGRVIREIVA; encoded by the coding sequence ATGCACCACCAGCTCCCGTCGGCCGCCGGCTGCAGCCGGCGTGACGTGATCGTCGCATCGGGGGCCGGCCTCGGCTTCCTCGGCCTCGCCGGAGTGCTCGCCGACGCGGGCGAGCTCGCGGCCCCGCCCGTCGATCCGCTGGCCGTGAAGCAGCCGCATTTCGCCCCCCGGGCACGCCGTGTCATCCAGTTCTTCCTCAACGGCGGCCCGTCGCACATCGACACCTTCGACCCGAAGCCGCTCATCGAACGCTACGCCCGCCAGCCGCTGCCGGTGTCGCTGACCACCGAGCGGAAGACCGGTGGCGGGTTTCCGAGCCGGTTCCGCTTCCAGAAGTACGGTGACAGCGGCCTCGACGTCAGCGAACTCTTCGCCCGCACCGCCGCGCACGCCGACTCGCTGGCGGTCATCCGCTCGATGTACGCCCAGCTGCCGAACCACGAGCCCTCGCTGATGCTGATGAACTGCGGCGACTCCGTGCAGCCCCGGCCCAGCGTCGGCTCCTGGGTGCTCTACGGCCTGGGCAGCGAAAACCGCAACCTCCCCGGCTTCGTCGCGATGTGCCCCGGCGGCAGCCCGGTGAAGGGCTCCGACAACTGGCAGGCCGGCTTCCTCCCCGGCGTTCTCCAGGGAACGGCCATCGACACCAAGCACGAGCAGGTCGAAAAGCTGATCGAGAACATCCAGAGCCCGCACGCCGGCCCCGCCGCGCAGCGGCGGCAGCTCGACCTGCTGCGGGAGATCAATGAGGGCCACCGCGAGGGCCGGCACGACCCGCGGCTCGATGCCCGGATCGCGTCGTTCGAGTTCGCCTACCGGATGCAGATGGAGGCCAGCGACGCCTTCGACGTGACGCGCGAGCCGAAGCACGTCCGCGAGGCGTACGGCGAGACGACGCATGGCCGGCAGACCCTGATCGCCCGGCGGCTCCTGGAACGCGGCGTGCGCTACGTCCAGCTCTGGCACGGTGAAGGCCAGCCGTGGGACCACCATTCCAACATCGAGGACAGGATCCGCAAGGATGCCGGCGCGCTCGACCAGCCGCTGGCGGCCCTGCTCACCGACCTCAAGCAGCGGGGCATGTTCGACGACACGCTCGTGGGCTGGGGGGGTGAATTCGGCCGCACGCCCGTCTCCGAGGGGGGCACGGGCCGCGACCACAATCCCTACGGCTTCACCGTCTGGCTGGCGGGGGGCGGCACCCGCGGCGGCACGATCCATGGGGCGACCGACGATTTCGGTTTCAAGGCCGTCGAGCGGCCAACGAGCGTGCACGACCTGCACGCCACGATCCTGCACCTGCTCGGATTCGACCACGAGCGGCTCACCTACCGCTATGCGGGCCGCGACTTCCGGCTCACCGACGTGCACGGCCGCGTGATCCGCGAGATCGTCGCCTGA